In bacterium, the DNA window TCTTTAATTCCATTTAAGACAGCCTCAACAGCCTCTGCGGCTTTTTTCTTGGTTAGACCTATTTCTGCTACCGCATTGACGAGATCTGCTTTCGTCATTCCTTATTCACCTCCTTTCAAACTTAAATATTGATTAAAAGATTAGAAGTAACTTATTCAGCCACAGATGAAACACTGAAAATTCGTAATCCGTGTCCGTTTTCCGTGTCCGTAATTAGGCTGAAGGTTTTTCCTCCTTCTGCCCTCTGCTCTCTGCCTTCTGCCCTCTGCTCTCTGCCTTCTGCCCTCTGCTATTTATCCGTGCTAATCCGTGTTAATCAGTAGCTGAATAGTTACGATATTCACTTTTTCAATCCTCTGATTTTATCACTCTTAACATTAAATCCTCAACCGCCTGTCGTGGATTTTTCATTTCAAAAAGCACCTTATAGACTTCATTGGTAATAGGAAGTTCACTCCCCACACTATTGGCTAATTCTTTAGCGGCTTTAGTTGTTGGCACTCCTTCAGCTACCATCACCATTGACGATAAAGCCTCTTGAAGTGGGATTCCCTTACCTATCATTTCTCCCAGATGCCTATTTCTACTATGCCTACTTGTGCAGGTGCAAACTAAATCTCCCAGACCACTTAACCCTAAAAATGTCGATTCTTTCGCCCCTAATATCTTTCCTATCCGAATAATTTCTACTAATCCTCTGGTAATAAGTGCAGATTTTGTATTATCTCCAAATCCCAGCCCATCACATATCCCGGCGGCGATGGCGATAATATTTTTTAATGCACCCCCTAATTCTACTCCGATTAAATCTGTATTAGTATATACCCTTAAACTGGATGTATTAAAGAGTTGTTGAATAAATTTTGCTATCTTTTCATCGGCGGCGGCGGCGACTATTGCCGTTGGGATTTTGCGACTTACTTCTTCTGCATGAGAAGGTCCTGAAATAACACCAATTTTTGCTGGAGATGGGAAAAATTCACTTATCACCTCTGAAATTCGTTTCATTGTTGAGATTTCTAAACCTTTTACTCCTGAAACTATCACGACATCAGACTCAATCATTGGTGGTAACTGTCTAACGACATCTCTTACTGCTTGTGACGGAACGGCTATAATTATTACCTCTGCCTCTTTTACTACCTCCTCTAAACAGCTTGTTATATAAATTTCTGCTGGAATAGAAATACCTGGTAAAAACCTTACATTCTCCCGCTTATTTCTTATTATCTCTACCTGCTCATTGGAAAACTCCCATATTTTAACGCAAAATCCCTTTTCATAAAGTTCGATAGCTAATGTTGTCCCCCAGGAACCACCGCCTAAAACTCCAATCTCTACATCCATTTTAACAATCATATCATATTCTTTAAAAAAATGCAAGTATTTTTTTAATAAAATTAACAAATTTTTGCGATAAACATTAGGAGTTTAAGATTTTTTAATATCAAATTTATGTTCCTGACCAGTTATAAGTCTTTTAATATTAGGGATATGCCTTATCACAATGAGCCAGGAAATTACCAGAGCAAAAATTATTATTTCTGGCTCCTCTTTAAAAAATAAAAGCAACACCGGGATAAGTATCGCGGCTATAATTGAACCTATGGAAATATATCGTGATATAGCCACAACTAATAGAAATACTAACAAGGCAATCAGTACAGGGATAGGTGTCAGCCCCAGAAATACTCCTAATCCTGTGGCGACTCCTTTTCCCCCTTTAAATTTAAGGAATATTGTCCAGATATGTCCAATAATCGCCCCTAAACCAGCCATAATCTGGTATATCGTAGCGAATGCTAATAAATTAACAAGATAAATAGGTAGAAACCCTTTCAGAATATCAATGATTAAAACACTGATGCCTGCGGTTTTTCCCACTATTCTATAAACATTACTTGCACCAACATTTCCACTTCCAACAGTTCTTATATCTACCTTCCCAAAAATTCTGCCAATAATGTATGCGGTAGGGATTGCCCCGATTAAATAGCTGAAAATGATGACTAATATAATTTCCACATAAATTCCCTTTCCCCTGAAAATAGCGAATTAGTGAATTAGAGATTAGCGAATTAGTATAGTATCCACAGACTCGTATCCTCTGGTTTAGAACACATATTCCCCCTTAATAAAGGGGGTTAGGGGGTTGTCCTTCTCCCATTTTCATTGCCCTTTCCCCTGAAAATAGCGAATTAGTGAATTAGAGATTAGCGAATTAGTATAGTATCCACAGACTCGTATCCTCTGGTTTAGAACACATATTCCCCCTTAATAAAGGGGGTTAGGGGGTTGTCCTTCTCCCATTTTTCATTGCCCTTTGTGAGCCGCAGACTCATGACCGTTTCTCTGATAATGATAATCACTAACCAATATTACCGATTGTCTCTTTCTTCCTTGCGGCTACGAGTAGCATCTCGCCTAAATTCAAGTTATTAATTGATTTCAATATCAATCTTCTACATAGTGCTCTTATTTGTCGTCCCCATCCTTGAGGAATTTTGTAATCATAGTATCGTCTTAAATAGGTTTTTGTCTCTAAGTGTATTGGTTTCAAGTCACTTAATTCCAATAGCCGTTTAATCGTCGGTATTGAGAATAAAAATAGATGTTCTGGGATAAAAAATATCTCTTGAAATTTCCTTTTCCAGATTTTATGATGAATACTTTTTGAATTAGGCGTAGTTAGAAGAATCATACCATCAGGCTTTAGTATTCTTTCCACTTCTTTTAAAAACAGGAGTGGGTTTTGAGTATGTTCTATTAATTCTATCATCACGATGACATCAAAATATGAGTCAGGAAATTTAATATCTTCAAGTTTTCCACTTGAGACTTTAACCTTTGTCTTTTCCTGAGCATAGGCGGATGCCCAGGGTGATAATTCTATGCCTTGAGCTTCCCAACCCGAGGCCTGAGCTAATTCCAGAAAATATCCTAACGCACACCCGACCTCAAGTAATTTCCCCTTCCCCGAACATAATAAATTGACTAATTCCATTATCGCTTTAAGTCTATAATTTATCACATCGTCTTTTCTGGCAATAAGGTCATGATAGCCTTGTGGATGTTGTGAATTAAAATACTCTTTTGGGTAAAATTCCTGAATGGCATTTTCATCTGGCTGAGGGTCAAGATAAATAAACCCACAATTTAGACATTCTTTAAAATTACACCCATTCAGGGCTTTTACTACTTTATAATCTCCAGATTTACAGAGGAGACAATTTCTTTTTTCAAGCATTGTTTTTTCTTTCAGATTGTATCTGGAATAACTTCTCACGAACTGAGGTTAATGAGATAACAGTTTCCTGACAATAAGTTGATATTTCCTCAAAGAAATTTTTACAGGCTGTGGCTTTTACTACAGGGTCTGTGCTTAAACTAAACCTTTCCATGCGAAATAATAAGGATTCTAAATTCCAGCTACTAAGTCTCATAAACCCTCGATGATTTTCAATTATCCGATGATATAAAATTCCAAGTTCTTTGAACATCTTCATTGCTTTTTTATCAATGTGATTATCTGCTATTGTTTCAAGTAGTCTATTGGCTAACGCCGTGCCTTCTTTACCAATAAATTGAACCTTTTTCCAATCCTTTATTATTCCTTCTATTTCTTTTAAAAGGTTATTCATATCCGGCAAAACATAAGAGTTATAAGCCTGTTGCAGGATTTGGTCAATATTGATTGATTTTTGACAATATTTCTCAATGGTTTCTTTTAAGGTAAGGATTTTCGTTCCTGGTATTTTTGCTCCCCCTTCAGTGGCATCAATACAGAGTGTCTGGGGCATTTCACTTATCTGATGTTCAAACCACTTAATCCATGTCCACATACCTTGAACTGTCTTCACTTTACCGCCATAAACATCTTCCACCCACATAAACTCGACTGTTGGCCATATTTTTTCTGCTTCTTCAAATCGTTCTTTTTTCACGCCAGAAGTATATACTTTATCATCCGGGAATCCTAAGTCCTGACCAATAAAAATAATTGGGTTAGCCGCACCTCTTCGCGCCAGGTCAAAAGCCGCGGTTGACACAGAGCCACCCAGTTTAATTGTTCCTTTAACCCCGATGAATGTTTCAATCCAATCCAATAACGGGTGTCCAAAACTACTTACAAATATCTTTGAAATAGCAGCTAAAAAGGTTTCAGGATAAACAGCAGGCCCGGCAATTAAATATATATCGGATATATCTAAATCTTTTAAATAATAATTATAATTTTTTGCCGTAGCATCAATCGTAATTACCAGATCTGGTTTAATATTATGATTAAATAAGGTTCTTAATGCAGTATCTACACATATAATTACCGCTTTATCTTTAGCCTCTTTTAAATGCATGACATTTTTATCAAGTGAAGGTCCTGCGGCAACTATAATTACCGGCATATTTTGAAATCTCCCATATAATGTTCTTAATCCAGGACATTTTATAATGATTGGAAGATTGATTAAAATCTGATTTTGCCAGAGTGTTGAATTTTCTGCAAGTGTGGCTAAATTTTGACGCCCGACAACAGTTGCTTCTTCGAGTAAAGTTTTTACTTCTTCATAATAAAGAGGATTTTTAGCAACCGATGGTTTATGTTCAGCAACGGTTATATCAGGAATGGTATTTATTTTATAGTAATTATCTATTCGAGAACGCACTGCATACGGCGCAAATTCTCCAATGGCAAGTTTAACATTTGGTCTTTTTAAGATAGGAGTCAGGTCTATTATTTTAAGTAATGCCTTGAATGTCGCTATATCAGGGTCAACCACCAATACAAGTGTTTTTTCCTGAGTCCGTTCTACCAGTTCGCGGATATGAGTCCCCATCCCAAACCCTAACACCGCCAGGGTATTAATATGACTCAAATTAATCTTCGGGTCAATAATCGGTGTAGCCGATAAAGAGCTAACATCAATATTTTGAGCAGGAATTACTTCTTCTAATCGTTTTGCTAACAGCGGTTGCCTTTTTCTCAATAATCCCATATTTAAGTCGAAGTAATCCATCTTTTTTATTCTCTTCCTCGTAACTGTTCAGCCACTGATTAACACGGATTAGCACGGATAAAACGGAGAAGAAACGCCTATGAGTCTGCAACTCACAAAGGATGATGAAAATAAAGGGGTTCGGGACTCGGGACTCGGGATTCTGGACTCGGGAATAAAAGAATTCCCTAATCCCAAAATCCGAGCCCCGAACCCCGATTTTCAGAGAAAAAAGAAAGATTCTGGACAAACATCTATCTTTTTAACTTTTTACTTTTCCAGTTTCATCCGTGTTCATCCGTGGCTGAAGAGTTACTATAATTCTAAACTTTTCAGTTTTTCTCTTTGTTTATTCAAAAATTTAAGTTTTTCCTCGTAATCTGTTTGTTCTAACTGTGGTTTCATAAGCCTTTTTTTCAAATGTTGAATAAAGGATAGTTGTAGTTTATCTTCCGCTCTACTTACTTGTGTTTTAATAAGGTCTATGACTTCCTTATCCTCTATCTCCGTTAATAAATTAATATTATGTTCACTGATGCCTAAAACTAATAATTTATTTCCGATTTCTACTATCTGAATATATTTATTAGGGGCTAAAAAGTGAGTGGCGATGGTTTGAATAAATTCTTGTTGTCGAGTAAGCCATCTTTGTCCTTTGAGGAAGAAACGAAGAACAAAATAAATAAGTGCCGCAATAATTACGAGTGAAACAACTGTCTTCCCCATCAGAACAAACAGATTGACATCGTATTTTTCTTTTTTGGGAGTTTCTTTAACCACATCTTTTGCAGAATCAATTATTTTCTCGCTTTCGTTGAATTCTGCTGGCTGTGACAATACCGTTGATTCAATAGTAGATAAAATTAAAATCAACCCAATGAATAAAAGTTTTTTCTTCACCATATTAATTCACCTTGGTAACTATTCAGCCATAGATAGACACGGATGAAACACTGAAAATTCGTAACCGTTCAGGATATAGCCACAGAGTCACAGAGAACACAGAGGGAATATATAACCACGAATGAACAAAATACAAAAAGATTTGTAGTGCGAGGCGTTAGCTTCGCTTCTGGCAAGCCAAAAGGCGAACTTAAAGGTTCGCACTACATTTATGGGATGTCAGAGGTTAATTCGTATCCATTTGTGGCTAATTTCCTTAATTCTCTGTGAACTCTGTGCCTCTGTGGCCGAACGCTTACAAAATTCGTGAATCGTGTCCGTTTTCCGTGTCCGTAATTAGGCTGAAGGTTTTTCCTCCTTCTGCCCTCTGCTATTTATCCGTGCTAATCCGTGTTAATCAGTGGCTGAATAGTTACTCACTAATTTATATATCTACAATTATATAATTAAAATAAATTTTTGTCAATTTTTTTCTTTCTTTAGGAAGGCAGACAATTTGAAAGCAATTTTTCTACCTGTGCAGTTAACTTTAGACTTGTGTCCGAAAAGGAGATATATTTAGGAGTTTTTGGTGAAAGGGTTAGGGTTAGCCCCTGATTTAATCAGGGGTTGGTTTGGTTTAGGGATTATGAAGTTAGTCTTTTTGCACAACCATCCTGACCTAACTCCTGAGCCTGTCAGGAGCAGGCTTACATTTTTAAGGTAAGGGAAAAATAATAATCTTAAACCTAACTGCATAGGTCGCAATTTTTCAAGTTGCAATCTTCTAAATTATCGCATGACTGCCAATTTACCTGTTTTTGAACTTTTATCATCTCTGATGAAATAAATATAGATTCCAGAGGCAACTCTCTCTCCCGCAGAATTATGACAATCCCATTCCACAATCCCATCTCCTCCTGAATCTTCCTCTTTCTCATAGACTAACTCACCCGCAATGTTGAATATCTTTAAACTGACTCTTGTATTTTGCGGCACGACAAAAAATACCTTCTTGCCTTTAGCCGGATTAGGATAGCAGTAAGACTCAGCTACACTATCTAATGCCGACACTTCCTTAATTGGTCCACTACTAACTATCAGGCTATACTCACCTACATTGCCACTATAACTCTCTTTCTTGCGCATATCAATCAGATTATCTCTATCCTTTAAGTAGAGATAGTATTGGAGTGGCACAGTGGTAATATCCCAACTTATCTCTACTTTCCCTGGCTCACCTACCTGCTCTACCCTAAATTTCCATTCCTTGTTTGTTTCTACTTCACTGCGATAGTCAGAGCCATATTCACCTTCCGTCGGTGAAATGAAGTAACACTTGAGATACGCAGGAGCGAATTCTCCTTCCTCTACTGGTAACATTGGGATTTCAGCAATATCATAGCCATCATCGTAGGTATCGCTTGCCTCAGGGCTAACGCCAGCAAAGTTAAATCTATCAGTCAGGCTACCCGCCTTAACGGATAGATGAATTGCCCAGCCATCTTTATGCTCAAGTGGGTTAAATTCATCCACTTCACTCTCACTACGAACTTCATTATTCACAACCCACTCCTCTATCGGGCAGAAACTCTTCCCCTCTTGAGAGGGGTCAGGGGTGTGTTTCCCACCTATCTCCTCTGCTGGAACGAGCATCTCGCAATCCACCGTCACCGGGATAAAATATCCTATCCAAGGACGAATTACCCCAGGATACGGCACCATCTTAAATCCCGTGCCATCATAATACCATAATGAACTCTTTATCCAGCCATTTACATAAGCCGTCACCGGGTCAACTACCTCTACTCCTTTGCGAAACTTTACCTGCTCATTCAAAGCCACCGGGTAAAGATATGGGTGTCCAATATGATTCCACCTTTCAGGCAGACCGCCTTTTAATGGAATAACATAATAACCAGAAGGATTAGTCGAACTCCCATAAACAATAATTTCATTATCTTTATCTGCGGTAATCCCATAGCCTATCTCCGGGGCAAAGTTTGGGACAGTTGAATCTGGCGGATTATGAATGACCCAATTATTCCCATCAAAATAGACTAATCTGACATTTTGCTCAAAATTACCCCAATTCCACAACACACCTGCGGGGTCAGGATTCCCGGGATGAACAGGAACAGAGATGGATTTGTAAGTTGGATAGATAGCACCAATTTTACCGGAGCTAACTGTGCCATAAGTAATCGTCGTCCAGATAGTTGATAAAGTGTCATTCTTGCCATCAGTTGCCCAGATAGCGTAAAGTAACCCTCGCATAGTGACATTAGATGCCGCAATAGTACCTTTGTAAAGGTCATCTCCAATATTAACCATTTGAGTAAAAGAAATCGTTTTAGTCCCACCTATCTTCCAATAAAGAATTGCCTCATTAACCTTTACATTATCCGTTATAGTAGCTACAACCTCCATTGGCAATCCAGCAGGTGCTGAAGGAATAAATTCATGCAAGATAATCGGTGGAATAGTATCTTCTGTTATCACAAAGTAAGAGATACAAACCTCATTGCTTTCT includes these proteins:
- a CDS encoding NAD(P)H-dependent glycerol-3-phosphate dehydrogenase, whose product is MIVKMDVEIGVLGGGSWGTTLAIELYEKGFCVKIWEFSNEQVEIIRNKRENVRFLPGISIPAEIYITSCLEEVVKEAEVIIIAVPSQAVRDVVRQLPPMIESDVVIVSGVKGLEISTMKRISEVISEFFPSPAKIGVISGPSHAEEVSRKIPTAIVAAAADEKIAKFIQQLFNTSSLRVYTNTDLIGVELGGALKNIIAIAAGICDGLGFGDNTKSALITRGLVEIIRIGKILGAKESTFLGLSGLGDLVCTCTSRHSRNRHLGEMIGKGIPLQEALSSMVMVAEGVPTTKAAKELANSVGSELPITNEVYKVLFEMKNPRQAVEDLMLRVIKSED
- the plsY gene encoding glycerol-3-phosphate 1-O-acyltransferase PlsY, whose amino-acid sequence is MEIILVIIFSYLIGAIPTAYIIGRIFGKVDIRTVGSGNVGASNVYRIVGKTAGISVLIIDILKGFLPIYLVNLLAFATIYQIMAGLGAIIGHIWTIFLKFKGGKGVATGLGVFLGLTPIPVLIALLVFLLVVAISRYISIGSIIAAILIPVLLLFFKEEPEIIIFALVISWLIVIRHIPNIKRLITGQEHKFDIKKS
- a CDS encoding class I SAM-dependent methyltransferase — encoded protein: MLEKRNCLLCKSGDYKVVKALNGCNFKECLNCGFIYLDPQPDENAIQEFYPKEYFNSQHPQGYHDLIARKDDVINYRLKAIMELVNLLCSGKGKLLEVGCALGYFLELAQASGWEAQGIELSPWASAYAQEKTKVKVSSGKLEDIKFPDSYFDVIVMIELIEHTQNPLLFLKEVERILKPDGMILLTTPNSKSIHHKIWKRKFQEIFFIPEHLFLFSIPTIKRLLELSDLKPIHLETKTYLRRYYDYKIPQGWGRQIRALCRRLILKSINNLNLGEMLLVAARKKETIGNIG
- a CDS encoding 6-hydroxymethylpterin diphosphokinase MptE-like protein: MDYFDLNMGLLRKRQPLLAKRLEEVIPAQNIDVSSLSATPIIDPKINLSHINTLAVLGFGMGTHIRELVERTQEKTLVLVVDPDIATFKALLKIIDLTPILKRPNVKLAIGEFAPYAVRSRIDNYYKINTIPDITVAEHKPSVAKNPLYYEEVKTLLEEATVVGRQNLATLAENSTLWQNQILINLPIIIKCPGLRTLYGRFQNMPVIIVAAGPSLDKNVMHLKEAKDKAVIICVDTALRTLFNHNIKPDLVITIDATAKNYNYYLKDLDISDIYLIAGPAVYPETFLAAISKIFVSSFGHPLLDWIETFIGVKGTIKLGGSVSTAAFDLARRGAANPIIFIGQDLGFPDDKVYTSGVKKERFEEAEKIWPTVEFMWVEDVYGGKVKTVQGMWTWIKWFEHQISEMPQTLCIDATEGGAKIPGTKILTLKETIEKYCQKSINIDQILQQAYNSYVLPDMNNLLKEIEGIIKDWKKVQFIGKEGTALANRLLETIADNHIDKKAMKMFKELGILYHRIIENHRGFMRLSSWNLESLLFRMERFSLSTDPVVKATACKNFFEEISTYCQETVISLTSVREKLFQIQSERKNNA
- a CDS encoding flagellar biosynthetic protein FliO, whose amino-acid sequence is MVKKKLLFIGLILILSTIESTVLSQPAEFNESEKIIDSAKDVVKETPKKEKYDVNLFVLMGKTVVSLVIIAALIYFVLRFFLKGQRWLTRQQEFIQTIATHFLAPNKYIQIVEIGNKLLVLGISEHNINLLTEIEDKEVIDLIKTQVSRAEDKLQLSFIQHLKKRLMKPQLEQTDYEEKLKFLNKQREKLKSLEL